From the Candidatus Izemoplasmatales bacterium genome, one window contains:
- the groL gene encoding chaperonin GroEL (60 kDa chaperone family; promotes refolding of misfolded polypeptides especially under stressful conditions; forms two stacked rings of heptamers to form a barrel-shaped 14mer; ends can be capped by GroES; misfolded proteins enter the barrel where they are refolded when GroES binds) — MPKEIRYSKDVRDAMLRGVDTLADAVRITLGPKGRNVVLDKGYGSPQIVNDGVTIAREIELKDAFENMGAKLVYEAANKTNDVAGDGTTTATLLTQAMIHRGIAAVERGANPVRMREGIEHAAKEISARLLSRSHQIASNEDIASVATVSSGSDEIGKIIAEAMAKVGKDGVISVDDSKGVETYLEVVEGMQYDKGYMSPYMVTDREKMEVVLENANILVTDQKITTVKDVLPLLEQVVQMSKPLLIVADDIENEVLSTLIVNKLRGTFNVVATKAPGFGDNQKEILADIAMMTGATFVAKDLGMEIKDVTVEALGMAKKIVVTKDATTLIDGVGNREQIAVRVQQIKKQMELSTSEYDRKKFAERLAKLSNGVAVVKVGATTETELKEKKLKIEDALNATKAAVAEGIVVGGGAVLVEIHNELKKVLKSPENDVQKGINVVLESLTAPVAQIAENAGYDAVEIVEKQKAAKPNYGFNALTGEWVDMFKAGIVDPTKVTRSAVLNAASISALFITTEAGVAILKEEKPAPAMPSPDMY; from the coding sequence ATGCCGAAGGAAATCCGCTATTCCAAGGACGTCCGCGACGCGATGCTGAGAGGCGTCGACACGCTCGCCGACGCCGTCCGCATCACGCTCGGCCCGAAAGGCCGCAACGTCGTCCTCGACAAGGGCTATGGCTCGCCGCAGATCGTCAACGACGGCGTCACGATCGCCCGCGAGATCGAACTCAAGGACGCGTTCGAGAACATGGGCGCGAAACTCGTCTACGAGGCCGCGAACAAGACCAACGACGTCGCCGGCGACGGCACCACGACCGCAACCCTGCTCACCCAGGCGATGATCCATCGCGGCATCGCCGCCGTCGAGCGCGGCGCCAACCCGGTCCGGATGCGCGAGGGCATCGAGCACGCCGCGAAGGAGATCTCCGCCCGCCTGCTTTCCCGTTCCCATCAGATCGCCTCGAACGAGGATATCGCCTCGGTCGCGACCGTCAGTTCGGGCAGCGACGAGATCGGGAAGATCATCGCAGAAGCGATGGCCAAGGTCGGGAAGGACGGCGTCATCTCCGTCGACGACTCGAAGGGCGTCGAGACCTACCTCGAGGTCGTCGAGGGCATGCAGTACGACAAGGGCTACATGTCGCCCTACATGGTCACCGACCGCGAGAAGATGGAAGTCGTCCTCGAGAACGCCAACATCCTCGTCACCGACCAGAAGATCACCACCGTGAAGGACGTCCTGCCGCTCCTCGAGCAGGTCGTGCAGATGTCGAAGCCGCTCCTCATCGTCGCCGACGACATCGAGAACGAAGTCCTCAGCACGCTCATCGTGAACAAGCTGCGCGGCACCTTCAACGTCGTCGCCACCAAGGCTCCCGGCTTCGGCGACAACCAGAAGGAGATCCTCGCCGACATCGCGATGATGACGGGCGCGACCTTCGTCGCCAAGGACCTCGGGATGGAGATCAAGGACGTCACCGTCGAAGCCCTCGGAATGGCGAAGAAGATCGTCGTCACGAAGGACGCCACGACCCTGATCGACGGTGTCGGAAACAGGGAACAGATCGCCGTCCGCGTCCAGCAGATCAAGAAGCAGATGGAGCTCTCGACCTCCGAGTACGACAGGAAGAAGTTCGCCGAACGGCTCGCCAAGCTTTCGAACGGCGTCGCCGTCGTCAAGGTCGGCGCCACCACCGAGACCGAGCTCAAGGAGAAGAAGCTGAAGATCGAGGACGCCCTGAACGCCACCAAGGCGGCGGTCGCCGAAGGCATCGTCGTGGGCGGCGGCGCGGTCCTCGTCGAGATTCACAACGAACTCAAGAAAGTCCTGAAATCGCCCGAGAACGACGTCCAGAAGGGCATCAACGTGGTCCTCGAATCGCTCACCGCCCCAGTCGCGCAGATCGCCGAGAATGCCGGCTACGACGCCGTCGAGATCGTCGAGAAGCAGAAGGCCGCGAAACCGAACTATGGCTTCAACGCCCTCACCGGCGAGTGGGTCGACATGTTCAAGGCCGGCATCGTCGACCCGACCAAGGTCACGCGCAGCGCCGTCCTGAACGCCGCCTCGATCTCCGCCCTCTTCATCACCACCGAGGCGGGCGTCGCGATCCTGAAGGAAGAGAAGCCCGCGCCGGCGATGCCGTCGCCCGACATGTATTGA